In the genome of Eschrichtius robustus isolate mEscRob2 chromosome 12, mEscRob2.pri, whole genome shotgun sequence, one region contains:
- the OR2H2 gene encoding olfactory receptor 2H2 has product MFDLETQGKRRGCWMLMYLGMLGERNGKRNVHLAVVNHSSLVDFLLLGISERPGLERILFVVVLISYLLTLVGNTLTTLLSLLAPRLHSPMYFFLSNLSFLDLCITKSFVPQRLVNLWGPKKTISFLGCSVQLFIFLFLGTTECVLLTVVAFDRYVAVCQPLHYTNVIHPCLGRQLAAVAWVMGLGQSVVQTPPTLHLPFCPHWQTDDFVCEIPSLIQLSCGDTTYNEIQFAVSSVIFLVMPLALILISYGAIAWAVLRINSARAWRKALGTCSPHLTVVAIFYSLVISVYLQPQNPYAQKRGKFFGLFYSAGTPSLNPLIYTLRNKKVKRAVRRLLGKDEDSRES; this is encoded by the exons ATGTTTGACCTGGAGACACAGGGGAAGAGAAGGGGCTGCTGGATGTTGATGTACCTGGGGATGCTGGGTGAAAGGAACGGGAAGAGAAACGTCCACCTG GCCGTGGTCAACCACAGCTCCCTGGTGGACTTCCTCCTTCTGGGCATCTCTGAACGCCCAGGGCTTGAAAGAATCCTCTTCGTGGTTGTCTTGATTTCTTACCTCCTGACTCTAGTGGGCAACACACTGACCACCCTGCTGTCCCTGCTGGCCCCCAGGCTCCACTCCCCAATGTACTTTTTCCTCTCCAACCTCTCCTTCCTGGACCTCTGCATCACTAAAAGTTTTGTTCCCCAGAGGCTGGTCAACCTCTGGGGCCCAAAGAAGACCATCAGCTTCCTTGGCTGCTCTGTCCAGCTCTTCATCTTCCTGTTTCTGGGGACCACTGAGTGTGTCCTCCTGACAGTGGTGGCCTTTGACCGTTACGTGGCTGTCTGCCAGCCCCTCCACTATACCAACGTCATCCACCCCTGCCTGGGCCGGCAGCTGGCAGCTGTGGCCTGGGTAATGGGTCTGGGCCAATCAGTAGTCCAGACACCACCCACCCTCCACCTGCCCTTCTGCCCCCATTGGCAAACAGATGACTTTGTATGTGAAATCCCTTCTCTAATTCAACTCTCTTGTGGAGACACCACCTACAATGAAATTCAGTTCGCTGTGTCCAGTGTCATCTTCCTGGTCATGCCACTCGCCCTCATTCTTATCTCTTATGGTGCCATTGCCTGGGCAGTGCTGAGGATTAACTCCGCCAGAGCATGGAGAAAGGCTTTGGGCACCTGCTCCCCCCATCTCACTGTGGTCGCCATCTTTTACAGTTTAGTCATTTCCGTTTACCTCCAGCCCCAAAATCCCTATGCCCAGAAGAGGGGCAAGTTCTTTGGTCTCTTCTATTCAGCGGGCACTCCTTCACTTAACCCTCTCATATACACCCTGAGGAACAAGAAGGTAAAGAGAGCAGTCAGGAGGCTGCTGGGGAAGGACGAGGACTCCAGGGAGAGCTGA